The Christiangramia flava JLT2011 region GGAAGATCATCGACATTGTAAAGCAGCGGGCGGTTTTGACCGAAACTTGAAAGGCCTGCCATCCACAACATAAACAGAAGTATTTTCCGCATATCAAAACTCAAACTTGAACAGCCCTTTTGACAGAAAGTCGAGTCCTCCTTTGATTTTACTATCTCCCCCGTTGAGCTGCAGTTCCAGCGCCATTTGTATGCTGCGCCTCACTTTTTTGATATCGCCTGAGCCCACTACATGCAACGTATCGATGATTCCCGGGACGTTTTCAGCACCCGGCGGGATCTCGTAATTTACCGAAAATTGTTCCCTGCCATTATCGCTTAAAAACCTGATCTTGCTGGATATACTGTACGGAAAGGTATTTTCATGCCGAAACCGAAATTCAGCATACTGCAAAGCATCCTGTACATATGTATCGTTCAAAAATTCCAGCCGCACCGTATCCCTGATCACGGGTGTAAATTCACCGGTTTCAGAATCAATAAAGTCATTCTCGTTGAGCTGATATTGTACCAGATCCACATCAATATCTGGATTCAGTGTAATATCCTGAGCTTGTTCGAGGTCTACATCTTTGACACAGGAGGTTGCCAGCAAAAAGCTCACCGCAAAAAACCCAACCCTTATTACCGACTTCAAATGAGACACTTAAGCACTTTCTTTGCCAAACGAAAATACCTAATCTTTATTGTTATAAATAATTTCGAAGTTCTTTTAACTTTTGAATTTGGGGAAATTCAACAGCTGGCTGCTCTTTTTCAGAATTCAGGAAAATCGTCCTCAGACCAAACTGGTGCGCCCCGATAATATCGGCTTCCAGGTTATCGCCGATCATCACCGATTCTGCCGGAAGAGCGCGACTCTTGGAAAGTGCCTTTTCAAAAATCTGCGGATGCGGTTTTTTCACTCCGGCTTCTTCCGAAGTCGTGATGGTGGAGAAATACGGCCAAATTCCGGAACTTTTCATCTTTCGCTGCTGCACTTCCTCGAACCCATTCGTGATGATATGCAATTGATACTTCGGAAATAAATAGTCCAGAACTTCCAAACTGCCTTCGAGCAAATGATTATTATTCGGAAGATAATGGATATAATCCTCGGCCAGCAGGTTGATGGTGGCATCGGTAGCTTCGAATTGGAGGCTGTCAAAACTGTCTTTTAAGCGCCCATATCGCAAGGCCTCTTTGGAAACCGAATTATTGCGATACAACTCCCAGTATTTGAAATTGATAGGTTTGTAGATCTTTTGAAAAGCTTCCAAATCGAGCTCAATCTCATGCTTTTCAAAAATATCCCGAAAGGCCAGGGCCGAATTTCTTTCAAAATCCCAAAGGGTGTGATCCAGATCAAAAAAGATATGAGTGATATTATTCCAGTCCATAAACCTGATTTAAAAGAGAGTAGTAAAACTTGGATTCTGCATATTCTGAAAAATCCTGATTTTTAAAAACTGCGTAGAAATCGCCCCCAACTTCCCGAACTTCCGCCAGCATCCTGGTAAGGTCTTCACGCAGTTTTCCCTTCGGAACCAGATCGGCCACCGAAGAATGAAAGGCGTACGGGTGTAATTTCAATGGCGTGGTCACCTCCATATTGATATCATAAAAGAGATACGGGTTACAGGTACCCGCTCGAAAACCGGCCATATCTGGATAACCCATCGAATAGTCATGGTTGATCTCCAACTCGGTAAGATTGTTATAATAATCTGGCAGCTGAAGATTGAAGCGCGAGTTCATCGCGTGTTCCAGTGGGCTGTGAACGATTTCTTCCATTCGTAATTTTTCCCTACGCAGCGTTTTGATCTCGTCCATCGCGTAATAGCCCATCAGCAGTCCAACCCGGGCATAATCTGCCACCGATTTGATCACTGCGCGATGGGTGATCCTGTTGTAGCTGATATTGCGATCGTGAACGGAAAAATCACTCAGTTGAAACATAAAAAGCATGCCCAGGCGATATTCTTTGATAAGACGGGTCAAATCATCAAAAACGGCGTGCGGATCTT contains the following coding sequences:
- a CDS encoding YjjG family noncanonical pyrimidine nucleotidase, whose product is MDWNNITHIFFDLDHTLWDFERNSALAFRDIFEKHEIELDLEAFQKIYKPINFKYWELYRNNSVSKEALRYGRLKDSFDSLQFEATDATINLLAEDYIHYLPNNNHLLEGSLEVLDYLFPKYQLHIITNGFEEVQQRKMKSSGIWPYFSTITTSEEAGVKKPHPQIFEKALSKSRALPAESVMIGDNLEADIIGAHQFGLRTIFLNSEKEQPAVEFPQIQKLKELRNYL